Proteins from one uncultured Anaeromusa sp. genomic window:
- a CDS encoding ABC transporter ATP-binding protein: MLILKNIHKQFDGKVVLDGIDLEIQNGEIVSMLGPSGSGKTTLLNIILGLTAVDAGEVFFGGVDITQVPMKKRGFNIVFQDYALFPNLDAYHNVVYGLKNKPDMATAEEIEELIDYLELRPHLEKRIHQLSGGQKQRVALARTLVTKPKMLLLDEPLSALDGVIKETIKERIVAITKKYKLTTIIVTHDPEEALTMSDKVLIIDQGKVSQYGTPQQVVHEPENNFVEEFILRQLRIKRDNIFRLFRECHA, from the coding sequence ATGTTGATATTAAAAAACATTCACAAGCAGTTTGACGGGAAAGTGGTATTGGATGGTATTGATCTGGAGATTCAAAACGGTGAAATTGTTTCCATGTTAGGGCCGAGCGGCAGCGGCAAGACAACATTATTGAACATTATTTTGGGACTGACAGCAGTGGATGCAGGGGAGGTCTTTTTTGGCGGTGTTGATATTACGCAAGTACCGATGAAAAAAAGAGGATTTAATATCGTATTTCAAGATTATGCGTTGTTTCCTAATCTGGATGCCTATCATAATGTTGTATATGGCCTGAAAAACAAACCGGATATGGCTACTGCAGAAGAAATTGAGGAGTTGATCGATTATCTTGAGCTGCGTCCGCATCTGGAAAAACGGATTCATCAATTGTCAGGCGGACAAAAGCAGCGTGTGGCTTTGGCTAGAACGCTGGTTACAAAGCCTAAAATGCTTTTGCTTGATGAGCCGTTAAGCGCCCTGGATGGAGTTATCAAAGAAACGATTAAAGAACGCATTGTGGCTATTACAAAAAAATATAAATTGACGACAATTATCGTTACGCACGATCCGGAAGAAGCGCTGACTATGTCGGATAAAGTCTTGATTATTGATCAGGGGAAGGTTTCGCAGTATGGCACGCCGCAACAGGTAGTTCACGAGCCGGAGAATAACTTTGTAGAAGAGTTTATTCTGCGCCAATTAAGAATTAAACGAGATAATATTTTCCGCTTGTTTAGGGAATGTCATGCGTAA